From Xenopus tropicalis strain Nigerian chromosome 3, UCB_Xtro_10.0, whole genome shotgun sequence, the proteins below share one genomic window:
- the smim32 gene encoding small integral membrane protein 32: MIMYGDLLLNSSSATEAELMIQTNTPYLTSTHRPVSSSALYLSTARVLKEGEINKPDLMTYIILFVLLFLTVALIVLFINCQLRNSFFAGLPYDRSLRESRSPWKTQSV, from the coding sequence ATGATCATGTATGGTGATTTGCTTTTAAACTCAAGCAGTGCCACCGAAGCTGAGCTGATGATTCAGACGAATACTCCTTACCTCACCAGCACACACAGACCTGTCAGCTCCTCGGCACTCTACTTGTCTACAGCCAGGGTGCTGAAGGAGGGGGAGATAAACAAACCTGACCTTATGACTTACATTATCCTCTTTGTTCTCCTCTTCTTGACTGTGGCACTAATTGTGCTCTTCATAAACTGCCAACTGAGGAATTCATTCTTTGCCGGTCTGCCCTATGATAGATCCCTGAGAGAATCCAGAAGCCCTTGGAAAACACAATCTGTCTGA